One segment of Chelonia mydas isolate rCheMyd1 chromosome 13, rCheMyd1.pri.v2, whole genome shotgun sequence DNA contains the following:
- the LOC114022223 gene encoding WAP four-disulfide core domain protein 3 isoform X1 — protein MKSGLLLLGLLTLWADPPSASGQLCPVKKGECSAPINKRAANCDIFCSTDADCPGSERCYSTGCGRECRLPVGVNPGYCPQVDPNGMTICLVECNSDRQCGLGRKCCSQGCHVQCAGAVPAKPGTCPKRRVLQTFVPCENKCRDDRDCPNREKCCFTGCGLGCLAPETGDVCRLPPERGHCAQRLLRFFYNPAYRTCQRFYYGGCRGNGNNFKTLRACRQACRTTEKPGFCHVFPPDTIGICALLCFSDDDCPGAEKCCSVGCGRTCQTPVAGPTRERDWEEPRV, from the exons TGAAAAAGGGCGAGTGCTCCGCTCCCATCAACAAGAGGGCTGCGAACTGCGATATCTTCTGCTCCACTGATGCTGACTGTCCCGGATCCGAGCGCTGCTACAGCACCggctgcgggagggagtgcagacTCCCCGTAGGAG TAAACCCAGGGTACTGCCCGCAGGTTGACCCCAATGGTATGACCATCTGCCTTGTGGAATGCAATAGCGACAGGCAGTGTGGACTGGGCCGGAAGTGCTGCAGCCAGGGATGTCATGTGCAGTGCGCGGGGGCTGTGCCAG CCAAACCTGGCACCTGCCCCAAGAGGAGAGTGCTGCAGACGTTCGTGCCGTGTGAGAATAAGTGCAGAGACGACAGGGACTGTCCCAACAGGGAGAAATGCTGCTTTACTGGCTGTGGCCTcggctgcctggcccctgaaACAG GTGACGTTTGCCGACTCCCGCCTGAGAGGGGCCATTGCGCACAACGGCTCCTTCGCTTCTTCTACAACCCGGCCTACAGGACGTGCCAGAGATTCTATTATGGCGGCTGCCGGGGCAACGGGAACAACTTCAAAACTCTCCGGGCGTGCCGGCAGGCCTGCAGGACAACCG agaaacctgggttctgtcaTGTGTTCCCCCCAGACACCATAGGGATCTGTGCTCTGCTCTGCTTCAGTGATGACGACTGCCCTGGAGCAGAAAAGTGCTGCAGTGTTGGGTGTGGCCGGACTTGCCAAACCCCCGTGGCAG GGCcgaccagagagagagactgggaagaGCCGAGAGTGTGA
- the LOC114022223 gene encoding WAP four-disulfide core domain protein 3 isoform X2: MKKGECSAPINKRAANCDIFCSTDADCPGSERCYSTGCGRECRLPVGVNPGYCPQVDPNGMTICLVECNSDRQCGLGRKCCSQGCHVQCAGAVPAKPGTCPKRRVLQTFVPCENKCRDDRDCPNREKCCFTGCGLGCLAPETGDVCRLPPERGHCAQRLLRFFYNPAYRTCQRFYYGGCRGNGNNFKTLRACRQACRTTEKPGFCHVFPPDTIGICALLCFSDDDCPGAEKCCSVGCGRTCQTPVAGPTRERDWEEPRV, translated from the exons TGAAAAAGGGCGAGTGCTCCGCTCCCATCAACAAGAGGGCTGCGAACTGCGATATCTTCTGCTCCACTGATGCTGACTGTCCCGGATCCGAGCGCTGCTACAGCACCggctgcgggagggagtgcagacTCCCCGTAGGAG TAAACCCAGGGTACTGCCCGCAGGTTGACCCCAATGGTATGACCATCTGCCTTGTGGAATGCAATAGCGACAGGCAGTGTGGACTGGGCCGGAAGTGCTGCAGCCAGGGATGTCATGTGCAGTGCGCGGGGGCTGTGCCAG CCAAACCTGGCACCTGCCCCAAGAGGAGAGTGCTGCAGACGTTCGTGCCGTGTGAGAATAAGTGCAGAGACGACAGGGACTGTCCCAACAGGGAGAAATGCTGCTTTACTGGCTGTGGCCTcggctgcctggcccctgaaACAG GTGACGTTTGCCGACTCCCGCCTGAGAGGGGCCATTGCGCACAACGGCTCCTTCGCTTCTTCTACAACCCGGCCTACAGGACGTGCCAGAGATTCTATTATGGCGGCTGCCGGGGCAACGGGAACAACTTCAAAACTCTCCGGGCGTGCCGGCAGGCCTGCAGGACAACCG agaaacctgggttctgtcaTGTGTTCCCCCCAGACACCATAGGGATCTGTGCTCTGCTCTGCTTCAGTGATGACGACTGCCCTGGAGCAGAAAAGTGCTGCAGTGTTGGGTGTGGCCGGACTTGCCAAACCCCCGTGGCAG GGCcgaccagagagagagactgggaagaGCCGAGAGTGTGA